The genomic region TCATTCCTCCTAAATCAAAGTTAATCTGAACAATTTCCAATCACTTTggcaattattattatatctcaCATCTAATTAAGAAGGaatataaatttcttttaatcatatatgaaacaaaactaAAGAAAATATAGACTAGAAAAGTGTTTAAGTAAAATGGAATGTTCAATTAATCTTTGTTAATACATCCAACACAatttacagtttaaaaaaaaaaatcaagactAGATAACAAAGTTTGCTTGGAACCTGTGGAAACAAACAGGTtgtgtaaaaaaacaaatataacacTGAACAAGCTGCAATACTTCCGAAGAAAAAATGCGGAGGTTATCAAttagagggggaaaaaaactatttggGGCTTAAGATTGATAACAGCTGTTAAAGTCTGTACGAATATTTTAGTCGTTTCCAATTTTTATTCATTCTCCACTAAAATCGGAAAGATTGACCTTTGAGATcgaagaaaattaattttgtcaATTATTGTGAACTAAAAAAATGAAGCAGGATTCACATAGAACAAAACTTGACATATttatggggaaaaaaagaaagaattataacgaagagagggggaaaaagtcataataacaAAAGATGGATATTAAATGAACTTTTGGTATCTGTAATGTATCCTAAAGTTCCTTCCTACTTGAAGACAGAATGTCGATATCCATTTTTCTTTACACCTACAAATCCCAATCTTTCCccacaaaatatattaacactTTTAAAAGAATAATAACTAAACATATTTCCCAGAGCAAGTTTGAGATTCATGCATTTGATCATTAAAGATTGGGCTTTTAGCCCTAAAGGTGTTATACATCTTTGCATTTCTGTGACAATTTTGGCCAGTTTGCAGGGTGCAAAATAATAGAATTGATATGACTTAAAAATATTTGGGTCAAATATTCTTATAATATGACCTTATTCATATGACTAATAGTCTGGTTGTATCTATTTCCATTTGTAGCATCTAAACAGGAAAACTTAATTGTGGAAAAATTTAGACAGCAAGCAattcaaaaaaataattttagaTGTAAAACTTGACCACAATCGCACACAGGGTCCATAGAAAATTACTGACAGAGATAATTTTAATGGTATTAAAGAACAATCTTAATTGTTGATATGTTGCAAACAATTAAGATACACGGCTAAGGGTATGAAGTGGGTTTCTCAAAGCACTTAAGTATTGAGAAATGACCCTATAATCAAGTGAGCTTCATCAGTTTAAGTGttatacacagaccattaggtcacATTAGGTTCACAAAACTGAATAATGGATAAATAAAATCTTTGTGTGCCCTCAAAGACAGGCTTGCAAtacattacatatttatattgtaatttcttatataaagaaaggaaaaattgGTTGACCAGTTTTCACAATGGACTGCAAAAAGTTAGGAAGAGGGAATTTCTTTAAATATGGAGGATTAGTTCAAAACTTCTACTCTTAGTTCTCTACTGCTCTTATTTTCAATGCAGTTTATGTTATTTTGGTTGACACCTTAGGTTATAAAGAGACCCTAAGTATTGTTATTTTAACCTCAAACATGCATACGAATAACAAATACCTtaacattcattcaaaaatgccACTCATTTTATAATCTTCATCCTCTTACAATTTAATTTTATAACTCACTGGCAGTaacagagagagaaagagacaaTCCTGCTTTGACAATGAAATTAACTAGATGTGAAAATAATTCCACATTTCTTTCCCGAGTTAGAAGATCAACGACAGtccaaaatgaaagtttaaacaTAGCAGTTAGAAATTTGATTTTTCAAATATGGAAATAGCTCACAGCGCCATTCATATGTTTGTTGAACTTGGTTCTCTCACTGCGTTTGATATCTCGGCATCTAATGGCCTCTTTCTTGAATAGAAACTGATAGGAAATCAAGATGTGTTGATACAGACAATGATAATAAATAAACTCTGCAGTCACTAACAAAGCAATGCCACACCGACTACCTGAAGTACTTTGCACCTATTTCATACCTACTTTCAAACCTAATTGTCTGCTAACTCTCTGATTGGCTGAGAGCAAACCTAACATCATCCTGACTGACATTGAGCAAGATTCTTTTTCCAATCTCATTGAAACCAGCTTCAAGTAGCAATAGTTTGGAGGATGCAAGACGTACACAAACAGACCAAATCTCAGAAACACTGGGTGGAGTGAAACCTGGTGGAGAACAATACGTAAGAGTGAGAAACAAAATGGTGAATAAACTGCTAAACAATATACTGGAGAGGGCATGTGTAtgtaaaaattgataaaagtgAATACAATTGATATTTTGATGCTAACAGGTCTCTTTCTGCAGTCATACTTAACCTTAAAAAGGAGAAATGAAAAGCTTCATGGTGAgttggtgacatattttataaTTCGAAAATATGATAATTAGGTATCTTATGATGCATAGCAACCACATGCAAACTGGAGTTGCCGGTtccattaataataataataataataagcaaatatttatatagcgctttatgcaaaggcctcaaagcgcttaaaacaagtacacaaatatgcaagacaaatcactgtaaattttggaataaatgtgtttttaagagacgcttaaaacagtcaaccgatggtgcattgcgaattgaagatggtagattgttccagagatgaggtgcagcagagatgaaggctctttctccataaaactttgtgtttggggTATGGCTGGTGGCAAGAAGACACTTTGTAGACGAGCGAAGTTGGCGTTGAGGATGATACtgaggaattaaatttgtaatgtaaccagGAGCAAGGGAGTGTTGTGATTTGTACGTTAAGAGGAGGAGCTTATAAATTGACCGATGTTTTACTGGAAGCCAATGGAGTGATTGAAGCACTGGAGACATGTGATCATGACGCGATGAACATGATATTAACCGGGCAGCAGAATTCTGaacagtttgaagttttttcagtgtagagtcaggaaggccaaataaaagggAGTTACAGTAGTCAAGCCTGGGCATTATCAAGGAACATACAAGTTTTGTAGTGATATCTTTGGTTAAAAACTTCCGTATCCGGCTGATCTTCCGTACGGCATTGTATGATGATTTGCAAACAGCATTGACCTGTTGTTTCATGCTTAGATGGGGATCCAGTACAACTCCTAGACTTTTGACGTGCGTGGACGGAGTGATGGTAGTCTGatcaattttgactgaaataGATTTGATTGTTGTGGATTTAAATTGCGAGGTAGCATGGAGGATTTCAGTCTTTGAGTCATTGATAAAAAGATTGTTTGATATAGCCCATGATTTTACATCTGCaatacaggggggggggggggtttgttgTTGGAATGTTAGGATGGAAGTACCCTAGGATTCTACTCAGCTAGCTACTCTTTGGATTTGCTTGACCATTCTATGAACTGGGGAATGGGGTTAGCAAAATCAGAGAGTAGCTGCTAGCTGAGTAGAAATCCTATGGTATATCCACACCTTCCAACAACCCTCTCCCCCCCAAATCCATTGGTCGAAAAAGAGGATAATGCCAATAAGCACTTCCAAAGTGGATACGGTTGCTTACCTTGTAATCGACATAAGGAGACATGTTGCTTCAACACCTGCAAAAGATAGGATAAATATATTGACATTGGCTAAATAAATTTAgttgttactattttttattttttatttgattacaACAGGTTGTTTTAACTTCAAGAGAGTTTAATTCAAACAAAACAGTTAGCTTAGAAATAAACCACACTGATGAACCGtgtatataatttacatatacaaatatatatatgttgtaagGTCAATAAGCATTTAATTGAACCttcttgggggaggggttcaGAAATACTGCTTAGTGTTATAAAAACTAGCTAGCTGCATTAGTTACTGGAATACAATTGCTTTGGAAGTAGAATACAAATGATTTTCCTAATGATATTTGTAACCAGCTGATTTAATGATCAGCAGAATGCCATTACCAACTCATGTTGGATTCTcataattattgcatttaaggAAGTTTTACTCACCTCTTCAAAAGTGGTTTCTTCCAGTCCACTCTGTCTGAATTCTGATATCAGTGCCCTGAGGAAGATCTGTTCCTGCTCGGAAGCATTCCTGATGGCCATAATCTTTGGAGAACAAAACATCTCCTCCACAGCCCACTCAACGTGGTTTAACCCAACGGTACCTTTCGAACCCTTCTGTTTGGTCCTCTCGGCGATCTCTGTGGCCCGTCTGCAAATGTCTAGGGCCCTCCTGGCATCTCCCGAGAGAGCTGCCACCTAAACCACAAAGAACAGATATTAGAGAGAATGAGATAGCTGCAACATTATAACACCCAGAAAATTAAAGCAATATTCTATCTTGTTTGATGCTAACAAAACGAAATCAGGCAAAATAGTTTTGctttcatgaaaataaaatttagtAGAAGATCCCCTTAACCTCTATCATATCACTTTGAACAACAGAATAGAATGTATTCTCGTAGGCAGAGGAACGCCATGCAAAGAAATATCAACACTGTCAAAAAAATACTTTGTCGGTGTGTTGTACTAACTTCTGCATCGTTTCCCACTGCAGCAGTGTTTTCAGCTGGTGTTACAATGGAGACCatctcatttttgtttttttctttgaattattATTCGTACTGTAGTTTAATTATTGTACGGATTACAAATGACTTAAATATCCCAACAATGGAACTTTGGGATAGCAGCAATTTTTGGCTTTGCATCCGTTTTGTATTTTTGGGTTGTTATAAACTGCTGaaaaaatttatcaaataaGAGTGTCCAACAAGCATGGTGTAAAATTGTACTCAAATTCTCTTCTCATGCAAATTTGTGACAAGCAGTGGCGTTACCAGACTTTTTGCttatctggggggggggctaaggaGGGCAAAGAGTGCGAGTGGGGGGGCTCCAGTTTCTTGCGCGACCAGTTCGGTCATGTTAGGTACTTTTGCAATAAACCCCATTACCAAATACTTGAAACCATGGTATCGGAACTGTTATAAATGTTGCTTTACCCAAATTGAAAAATTCATTCCTGAGTTACATATGCTAAATTGTTGAAGGGATAGTCCAACTAAAATATGAACATTGTAAAGAACGTCAAGCACATAGCCAGGATTTCATCGTAGGGGGGCGGTGCATATCCAATGTATTGACATGTCAACAAGAAAGCTTTGTGCCATCTGCATAGGGTCCAGGTGACTGCCATGGGGGCCCCTGGTGCCTATGGTGGACTTAAGAGGCTTCAGTgcttcaatttttatttcaattggCCGAGATTTTAGCCATGTAAAATTCTAtaagaaatgttcaaaatattgcATATGATGAGCctaatattgattaatatgggatatttttttggggggcccACCAATGTCATTTGAGAGGCAATCAGAGGGGGCAAGACATTTCACTTGGGGGTCCCACCTCCTGCCCCCATCTGGTTAAGCCACCGTGAATGAGACACCATAAAAGTCGTATTTTATTTGCTGTTAGGTGGAGTAGCACATCATCAGTATTATTATACACTATAATAATTTGCTATATtaatatactatataaatatgtataaatattatatacatatcaaaAATCGTCGTCTGCATGATAGTGCAAATCTTATTTCACCTGCATGTAGCTGCGGTAAATCTCCTTACACACAACTTTTTGGCagtgagatatatatatttgggaaATCCCATTCTAGCCAAAAATTTGTGTAGTCCTAATTACATGTGGCAATTTTCTACCAGCATTCTGTTTTAGAACTTGACCTGTAAGCTATGACTTGTTCAACATGGTCATGTCAGATACTTAATGGCTCTTGAAGTTTAGAATTTGCCCTCAAAGTGAACACACATGCTTTCTGTCTATTATCTGTTGTGTCATGCAGAAATCTTACGTACCTTTCGAGCGGCTAGTTGGATGGCTTCTGAGTCGAATGCACGAAGACCCTGTAATCTGACTTCAACGATCTCTTGAAGCTGTTTGAAGGTGTATGGTTGGAACGTCATTCTGCTTAAACCctaaacaaaagaagaagaagagaaaagtgtgttgtcatggtaacaattgttaaaagatatgaaaaatatgaaattgtatGAGTTTTATCATGTCATTCATGAAACAGAGAACAAAGGAAGGAGAAATGGGAAGAACCACAAAATTTAACCAGGCAATCCAGATCCATGCCATGTGACgttacaaacattaaaatgtttcaaacaaGCATGTCACTGAAGAACATCAGAATGCAAAATTTGATAAACATGCAGCACAGCATTATCCCTCCACCGTCCCCCTCCCGCCTCCCACCTTctaaaacatgaaaagaaaagtaaaacaacGGATATTGCAGAGACATATACAAAATTTTGAATACTAACCAATCTGCTGGAAACCCGGTTCATCATGATCCTCTCTGGTAAATCCATTGTGTTAGCTATCGCCACGACGATCAGTCCAGATTTTGGTTTAGTCGGCCAATCGAAAATGCTGTAAAGAACGTCCTGCTTTCTTGTCCATAAGAGATCAAGCTGTAAAAATGATGTAAACACCAACATATATGATTATATGTTCAAACCTCTCAAACAATGTTTGCATAACAGAAAGTCCTCACCAAGTCACCAAAAGTCTAACATATGTCTTTGAGAAAAACTTGGCAATTTGCAAACACCGTGTAACTTAATGTATGATTTCTGTTTTTGTATGGAGTGTTTACAGTCATTAAACAATTGAAGCAATTGCTAAGACATTAATCAACAttatcacaaaaaaacaaacactgttcaaaatatgtttactaCTGATCACTCAAAACTAAGACAACTCTTCAATTGTATTTTGACTTAAAGAGCTGGTAATTGTCAAGTTTGTCTGCTCTGACATAATAAATTGTTCACAAGCATGCTCTATACAACATATGTATCAATCATTTGAACAATCACTCGCTATGAAAGAACTAATATTCTATATTTCCCTCATTGAAATTAACATAAGCTACGTAAACCTACTAATTACATTGTGATGATTATATGGTTTAGCAAAATCAAAACGGTGCAGAAGTCAGTTGCCTCAACATAATCGTGTGCAACTGATGCTAATCCTCAAAATGAGAGGGTGGGGATGTTGAGGGGGGTAAACTATCCATGACTAGAACCAGAACCACACCAACATGAagaattacacatttaataacATAGTGAAGACACATTCCTTAATAATATGAGAGGATTGATGCCTTAGGTTTTTACCTCATCTACAATCAGGACTACAGGCTTAGACTTCGGTCGAGGCGAAGAGAAATATTGTTCCAACAAAGAGGCTGCATGTTGGGGAGTTGCTTTTTGACCAGTCAAATGCTGCAAGAATAAAACAAGAACAGAAATAGAAGTGGATTAATAAGAAAACTGATTTCCTGCCTATTTAAGACTAGTTTAGCAGAAATAATTTATGTGTGACCCAATATGTTAATAAAGAGAAAAGAGTATTGACGTGtagtagtgctgatagtcgactcttacttttgtagtcgattaatcgcatagctcttctcgcgatTACTCGGTTtcagttatgacgtcatcacactTTTACAatgcagaaatacagtcaacacaaatctttctccatggtgcactgtctttatttgttcttgTGTCTTAATGTgtggtgtctaaatcatgttaaCACCAATAAAAACTGTGAACCCTTTTCAATCTTAAATGTGTCCTAAATCGTTCATAGTATTTCATAAATTTTCGAATGAATCTACGaagctactacaactactaacactaataaaagcaaacatgcaacaatgaatagatgtaaCACCTTGTAGCGGTGTGATGATTAGTGTGCATGCCTTTTCGGTAGCTTGATAGCAGGCACATATTTTGctcattgaaattaaactacaccGCAATCGACACACTCGATCAGACATCTGATAAATGTGAACCAGGCCAGTAatgaattgtaaacatgtttgaagaaatgacaaatatttggcaatggtaaaatattaataacttaCAAACTTGCAATTATGGGCAATGATCAATCATTGCTAGGactgaatgttgcactgcagaacaagAGTATTACTGACAAGTAAACACATGCATCAAACCGGAGCAGGTGCTTGTCAAATTTGAACACAGCACAGTGCTACTGTAGCATTATTAGAACCTGTACcttttttcaatatttgctGTCAAACTGCTCTAGTGTTGTGTTTGGTAGGTTAAgctatttttcaaaagcagattTTGTGTAGTGCTAGTTTGTAGTCGAGTTAATcccaacttaggttttgagcaCAATTAATGAAACTTCCAAAATGTAATCCGGACAACTGGCGATTAATCAATTACGGCTATCAGCACTAATGTGTAGCCCACCTTGCTAAAACCAGGCTACAAGCTTTATGACTTCAAGCTGATGCATTACGAATAAGGATGTGAATTCTGAATATTTAAAGGTGGCGGAAGGGTGCAATACTTAACTATTCTAGCATTAGAAAGGGTACCTATCAGTATTGAAATGGATCATTTTCACATACAGAAGGGGAagaaggtggaggggggggggtgtatcgTAATGGGTATCAATTCATGGTTAGCAAGGAATAGATAATCAAACTGCCAGGGACCACAGAATGAATCATTAATCACACATCTATAAACCTACCTTGAGAATTTGAACAAAAGCTTGATGGGGTTCCGTTAGTCTCATTCCATTGATCTCTATTGTCTGGAAGGCTGGTATCTCACCTTCCTGTACTTCTGTGTTTAGTTCTTCCAGCATAGCATGGACAGTGGCTGTCTTACCAGTCCCTGGGACCCCAGACACATACAGACATCTTCAATAAACagacattaaaataaaaaacaaggtCAGCAATTACACAGGGCTGACATGCTTACAATTCTGACAGGTGGGAAAGTGATGAGAGTGCAGGATTGGGGAGGAGACATGTGAGAGGAAGTAAAGTAATTGTGAACTAGAAATAAAATCCAGCTGAGTTTTACATGGATCAAAGCTATAACTGCTGATGTTTTACAGGTCACCATGGTGATGACAAGACCCACAAAGAAAGAGATGAGGGAGAGGGATTGGGTTGAGGTTTAATAGGAAACCAAGACACATGTagtcaatattttgtaaaagaaaGGACAACATTTTTCAAGTGTGCTCAAGTAATTTGACCAACGatttataaaatttaaataacacATTTCTACTAATTATTGTTTATTAGTATTGTATATtagtattgttattgttataagtattttaataaatattgtttattgtttattagtaatgtttattacacaaatgaaaacaacCCCACAATACTAGACCTCTTGCAGCATTCTCTCTCGACAATTGGTTTGGGTGAAACCTGCTTCAACTTACCCCCAGAGTCTGTCAATCAAGTGGCCCTTGACGAAAGAAAATATGTCGGTGAATTCATCTTCCCTGCACGGAAGGCTGGATGGTACTGCCGAAACGTGAAGTCTAGTTTCCAGGGAGACAGAGAATAAAAGTTAAGAATAACGATAAAACTTATAACAGCAATATataacaacaatatatatatatcacttaaaCTCATTTTTCAATTTAATCACTCTTTGATCACTTACAGGACATTTTCACTATTCACTTTGACAAGGAATGTTAGTCTTCAACAACATTTTGTTAAAATGCATcaaaacattacatttaatataataAAGACTACATATGAGCTCCATCTCTTGTCTAAATGTCCTAtggtgaataaaaaaaaaatagtacaaaaaaagaagaattaattTGGATTTGGATTTTCTGTAGGCAGACAACAATTTTTAAATATAGAGGTCACAGAATACCAGTGAGACTCCTTCAACAGCCTTACacatatttagtaatatttgtagtATTGTCAGGGGTGTcagaagctatttgggattggtacagcagatcagagtgtgcccatctatcataattatcggggggaggtttggtaggtcaaactgcgctacgcgccaccatggttggcgcgtagcgtaatgaagaaaattttgaaaaaatgcctcccagattgcaggaaatggcacttcccgagcttgaaaacaagacccctgccatgccagagtagtcacatttagcctacttgctgtcatcattattgaaaattattgaaaaatatacctcccagatgcGTTCTCATTTGTCagtttttgtacccgattaatcttctgaaaaacatttttgaagtgtgtttcattttggttctttactttttgccattttttttcttagtcctactttttttctcttttttttgccCCATGAATATTGGTGCGTACTGGCTCAGACGCCACTGATTTTGGTGAAAGCTCATTTCTTGTTCAGTAGTTGACATATGTTACATGAAGCTTTCTTTAAGGCATATTGAATATCCAGAAGAACATATCCAGAATAACATATCCAGAAGAACATACATCCAGAAGAAGATACAAGAACattatggagtgttagctcagtggttaatgccggtgcatttcaatcataaggtccccggttcgagtcactcccagattaatgtatgtcgtccagttaaagagttgttgacaatgaacaattcataatcatggacgttaaatatgaatgtaagagactgacttcggtcagcttgcggctttaataagccaatgaggcttcttcacaagttcctgcttgcaggaggatctaatgtacatacatacatacctgacTCTAGCCTGTTCCAGTGGTTTCGATGGTGTCTTTCTAGGAGTTTTTCTTGACCGAATCTGAGGAGTTGCTGCTTTAGCGGAGACTTTAACCTGTCAGGAAAAATGTGGGAGAAAAGTTCAGTAACTGCCAGAAAGAAAGGATTTGTTCCAGAAATGGTGCCAAAATTTGTTCTAtgacagtgaaaaaaaaaaagaagtatttttgTCTTCCATTAATAAAAAAACTCATTTCTTGAAAGTAGTTCTTTTCTGAAAAGTTTATACATTTGATTTCCAATCAGACAACCTGCCCTTACTTACAGAGGTTTTCAAGGATTGAACAGCAAAGCTTGTTAAACAAAGCAAAATGAATCTGTGACTGAGACAATTTGTAAATAAACTAACTGTTCCTCAGATGACGGCAGGGGACACTTTGGTTGTATGACAAAAGACTCGAGTCATTTGAAATCACTGGACAACCCCTAAATGACTGGACAACCCCTAAACACTGGACAACCCCTAGACTGGACAACCCCTTAATGACTGGACAACCCCTAAACACTGGACAATCCCTAAAATCCAGCAATGATGATCATTCAGgactttatttttaatttgtttctgtatttgtgtatgttatTAAATTATTAGCAATGTCATATCCACACCTCATAATACATAGtgcatgaaataaaaaataatgttattaatttatttgcttttAGTTTGTGATGAAAGATTGCAGTGTGAAGAATGCATTTCAACTGTAATTATTCTATATTTTTGCTGTGCCCTTTTCTTCAAATACATCCCTGTCAACCATCACAAACAAAAGcaaggaaggaaagaaaacaataagaaaATAGACAATCCCTTGACTCATAATTAAACAGACCTTTGGGGTAGCCGCAGCCCTTCCTTTCACTGACTTCTTTGGTGTTTTCGCTCTCGAGGGACGATAGTTgctctcctcctcctcatcgTCACTGCTACTCTCGCTCCCATCCcattcatcttcttcttcttcttcttttatggATGAGAAGTTGATCCGTCTCTTAGGAGTCTTCCTCAGAGATGATCTCCTGCTTGAAGCTCCAGGCTGTGGACATGACTGGGGGACTTTCTTACTGGCGACAGCTTGACGGGGGGTATCTTTCCTTCTCTTCACAGATACCTTTGAAGTGGTCCTAGGTGTCTCAGACTTACTTTCAATCACCTTCTTTTTCAACCTCTTCAATTTCGCTAACCTCTCGTCCTCATTTTCATCCTCGTCTGAGAAGTCGCTATCGGAATCGACATCCTCAAAGACGAGCTTTCTGTTTCGCTGGGATTTAGTCTTGGTCGGGTCTCTGTGCTTCTGGCCTTTACCACGATCTAACGGAGGGCACGACTGAGGGACTGAAATCCGTACGCTCTTCCTCCTAGTGGGTGTGTTTTCACCTCTTTGGCTAGTCGATAGTCTGGACGTGGTCCTCGAGGCTGCCGCAGATTTCGGCTTTGTATTCTGCCCAGAATTCGCTATATTTCTTGTCAGACCATTCAAGACCGTCACAGATTTGTTCCGTCCTTTCACAGTGTCGTAAATAGTTTTATCTAAATCTAGGTCGCAAATGTCATCTTCCCGAAAAGTCACACTGCTTGACGTAAATTTCTTCTTGGTCTTGGAGAAGGTTGATCTCGATTTACTTTTCGGGGTGAACTCATCTCCGCTGCTGAAGAACAGGTCCAAAGCGTCTACCACGTCCATGTTACCTTGCGAGACTCTACCAGTGGTTTTATTGGCTGAGACTAAAAGACAAAAAGTCTGAGACTTCAAGCATTTGATGACACTACAAATGCCGAGATGTTTGAAAAATTATGTTCTATTATAATCTGCATGTTTTGCTTTTCAAAAtgtaatttaccaaaatataaAGGTGAAACTAACCCAattgtcatcatcatccaaTTTGATTTTGACACTTGCGTCAGATGGAGGCAATCATTTGTGCACCTAACTTCTTCATGTTAATTACTGCGTATTTAAGGTTCCATTATTGATACAGGTTTTGCTAGTTGACAAATTAAGACATTTCAAGTTCTTAACATGATCAAACATTGACACATTATcaacactattttttttttcctgttcatattgaaattatgaaagataAACTAAGTATGCTGGTGAGTCAAATAATGATTAGCCACGTGCAAAATTTAGCAAATGCTTTCTATCCCATTCTTTGAGCAGTTTTAACACTAAAGGTGTTATGTTGCTCTGAGATTTTACAACACTGAGT from Apostichopus japonicus isolate 1M-3 chromosome 2, ASM3797524v1, whole genome shotgun sequence harbors:
- the LOC139980809 gene encoding uncharacterized protein isoform X2 codes for the protein MEMQYCWKGKFTVEGASKRRSKKYYEHLQLPDQTIVSTGDIVVIDNVDGEDFVAVVEHFYDNGQAMDSKRAKVQWYLRKSELPALGELRMPMVAHEQELFLFNRPKSSIVEVDIDAETIIGQCVVEAIYTDDSIPPFKIKNNRPFYFVRWTFDGSQFLPMFSDDIANAKSTKKTPKARKDVRRRDEESSDEESGDEEEREAGGRNRIARTPLARQRGDKAALTKSLPHRKANKTTGRVSQGNMDVVDALDLFFSSGDEFTPKSKSRSTFSKTKKKFTSSSVTFREDDICDLDLDKTIYDTVKGRNKSVTVLNGLTRNIANSGQNTKPKSAAASRTTSRLSTSQRGENTPTRRKSVRISVPQSCPPLDRGKGQKHRDPTKTKSQRNRKLVFEDVDSDSDFSDEDENEDERLAKLKRLKKKVIESKSETPRTTSKVSVKRRKDTPRQAVASKKVPQSCPQPGASSRRSSLRKTPKRRINFSSIKEEEEEDEWDGSESSSDDEEEESNYRPSRAKTPKKSVKGRAAATPKVKVSAKAATPQIRSRKTPRKTPSKPLEQARVRLHVSAVPSSLPCREDEFTDIFSFVKGHLIDRLWGCLYVSGVPGTGKTATVHAMLEELNTEVQEGEIPAFQTIEINGMRLTEPHQAFVQILKHLTGQKATPQHAASLLEQYFSSPRPKSKPVVLIVDELDLLWTRKQDVLYSIFDWPTKPKSGLIVVAIANTMDLPERIMMNRVSSRLGLSRMTFQPYTFKQLQEIVEVRLQGLRAFDSEAIQLAARKVAALSGDARRALDICRRATEIAERTKQKGSKGTVGLNHVEWAVEEMFCSPKIMAIRNASEQEQIFLRALISEFRQSGLEETTFEEVLKQHVSLCRLQGFTPPSVSEIWSVCVRLASSKLLLLEAGFNEIGKRILLNVSQDDVRFALSQSES
- the LOC139980809 gene encoding uncharacterized protein isoform X1; translated protein: MEMQYCWKGKFTVEGASKRRSKKYYEHLQLPDQTIVSTGDIVVIDNVDGEDFVAVVEHFYDNGQAMDSKRAKVQWYLRKSELPALGELRMPMVAHEQELFLFNRPKSSIVEVDIDAETIIGQCVVEAIYTDDSIPPFKIKNNRPFYFVRWTFDGSQFLPMFSDDIANAKSTKKTPKARKDVRRRDEESSDEESGDEEEREAGGRNRIARTPLARQRGDKAALTKSLPHRKVSANKTTGRVSQGNMDVVDALDLFFSSGDEFTPKSKSRSTFSKTKKKFTSSSVTFREDDICDLDLDKTIYDTVKGRNKSVTVLNGLTRNIANSGQNTKPKSAAASRTTSRLSTSQRGENTPTRRKSVRISVPQSCPPLDRGKGQKHRDPTKTKSQRNRKLVFEDVDSDSDFSDEDENEDERLAKLKRLKKKVIESKSETPRTTSKVSVKRRKDTPRQAVASKKVPQSCPQPGASSRRSSLRKTPKRRINFSSIKEEEEEDEWDGSESSSDDEEEESNYRPSRAKTPKKSVKGRAAATPKVKVSAKAATPQIRSRKTPRKTPSKPLEQARVRLHVSAVPSSLPCREDEFTDIFSFVKGHLIDRLWGCLYVSGVPGTGKTATVHAMLEELNTEVQEGEIPAFQTIEINGMRLTEPHQAFVQILKHLTGQKATPQHAASLLEQYFSSPRPKSKPVVLIVDELDLLWTRKQDVLYSIFDWPTKPKSGLIVVAIANTMDLPERIMMNRVSSRLGLSRMTFQPYTFKQLQEIVEVRLQGLRAFDSEAIQLAARKVAALSGDARRALDICRRATEIAERTKQKGSKGTVGLNHVEWAVEEMFCSPKIMAIRNASEQEQIFLRALISEFRQSGLEETTFEEVLKQHVSLCRLQGFTPPSVSEIWSVCVRLASSKLLLLEAGFNEIGKRILLNVSQDDVRFALSQSES